A DNA window from Verrucomicrobiia bacterium contains the following coding sequences:
- a CDS encoding ABC transporter permease, with translation MSSLSTTVISADRQERLRQFLKDLWDYRELFYTFLQRDLKVRYKQTALGAIWVVLQPVTTTAAYVLIFGKIARMPTDGLPLVLFYFASNVPWSAFSRELTGCALSIEGNAQLISKVYFPRIVVPGAIISASLVDFAIGWFILNLVAAWMGYWHWQLVALTPLLLLIQWCTALGIGLVLAAVNAQYRDVKNVIGFLVQIMMLATPVIYPISRLPLGVQPYLFLNPMAGVVTAYRDCLKGGPFNGQLLGLSLLMGLVYLCAGFWFFRKQESRLADIL, from the coding sequence ATGAGTTCCCTTTCCACAACAGTCATTTCCGCGGATCGGCAGGAGCGGCTGCGCCAGTTCCTCAAGGACCTTTGGGACTACCGCGAGCTTTTCTATACCTTCCTCCAGCGCGACTTGAAGGTGCGGTACAAGCAAACGGCGCTGGGTGCGATCTGGGTGGTGCTCCAGCCCGTGACGACCACCGCGGCCTACGTGCTGATCTTCGGTAAGATCGCCCGCATGCCCACTGACGGGCTGCCGTTGGTGCTCTTCTATTTCGCGTCGAACGTGCCCTGGAGCGCATTCTCTCGGGAGTTGACTGGCTGCGCCTTGAGCATTGAGGGCAACGCGCAGTTGATCAGCAAAGTGTATTTCCCCCGCATCGTGGTTCCCGGGGCGATTATCTCCGCCTCCCTGGTCGACTTTGCCATCGGCTGGTTCATCTTGAACCTGGTCGCGGCTTGGATGGGTTACTGGCACTGGCAACTGGTGGCGCTGACGCCCCTGCTGCTACTCATTCAATGGTGCACAGCTCTCGGCATCGGCCTGGTTCTCGCAGCCGTAAACGCCCAGTATCGCGACGTCAAGAATGTCATCGGCTTCCTCGTGCAGATCATGATGCTCGCCACGCCGGTGATTTACCCCATTTCCCGACTTCCGCTGGGTGTTCAGCCGTACCTGTTTCTCAACCCAATGGCCGGCGTCGTCACCGCGTACCGCGACTGTCTCAAAGGTGGACCCTTCAATGGCCAGCTCCTCGGTTTGTCACTGCTGATGGGCTTGGTCTATCTCTGCGCGGGTTTCTGGTTCTTCCGCAAACAAGAATCCCGCCTCGCCGACATTCTCTAG
- a CDS encoding ABC transporter ATP-binding protein — protein MSDTAIKIENLGKRYRYGGVAPLSDSLRADIMDWAKGLLRLREEKGPTGAPHHESFRQIQAHRLDADPNYFWALRDVNLEIKQGEVVGIIGRNGAGKSTLLKILSRITPPTTGAITYHGRVASLLEVGTGFHRELTGRENIFLNGSILSMKRAEITKRFDEIVAFAEIDKFIDTPVKFYSSGMYVRLAFAVAAHLEPEILIVDEVLAVGDAAFQKKCLGKMGEVAKGGRTVVFVSHNMAAILGLCQRVVSLENGMLTKDGPTQDVVEFYLSKDGKKGQNQLAQRKDRTGSGRLQFTSVRLCTESGEVDTVKSGEDLTVELYFEAPEPIFPRSARLGISLVTATGVELVSFDSASGSFEPQCLPIRGVFRCHIPHFPLVRGTYQGWLYAAINGEAADRVEDAFSIRVISGEYPKMGYLALDHQWRVADNPSSVP, from the coding sequence ATGAGCGACACCGCGATCAAAATCGAAAACCTTGGCAAGCGCTATCGTTACGGGGGCGTGGCCCCCTTGAGCGACAGCCTGCGGGCAGATATCATGGATTGGGCGAAAGGTTTGCTCCGCTTACGAGAGGAGAAAGGGCCGACCGGCGCACCGCATCACGAGTCCTTTCGCCAGATCCAAGCTCATCGCCTGGACGCCGACCCCAACTACTTCTGGGCGCTGCGCGATGTGAATCTTGAAATCAAACAGGGCGAAGTCGTCGGTATCATTGGCCGCAACGGCGCCGGCAAGAGCACGCTGCTGAAAATCCTCTCGCGCATCACCCCGCCCACGACCGGCGCGATCACCTACCACGGCCGCGTCGCCAGCCTCCTCGAAGTCGGCACCGGCTTCCACCGCGAACTGACCGGCCGCGAAAACATCTTCCTGAACGGCTCGATCCTCAGCATGAAACGCGCCGAGATAACGAAGCGATTCGATGAAATCGTCGCCTTCGCCGAAATCGACAAATTCATCGACACCCCCGTAAAATTCTACTCAAGCGGCATGTACGTGCGCCTGGCCTTCGCCGTCGCCGCCCACCTGGAACCCGAAATCCTCATCGTGGACGAAGTCCTGGCCGTCGGCGACGCCGCGTTTCAGAAGAAATGTTTGGGGAAGATGGGTGAGGTGGCTAAAGGGGGACGCACGGTAGTGTTTGTCAGTCACAATATGGCTGCGATTCTGGGCCTGTGCCAGCGGGTCGTCAGCCTGGAGAACGGCATGCTTACGAAGGATGGCCCCACGCAAGATGTGGTGGAATTCTATCTGTCCAAGGACGGCAAGAAGGGACAGAACCAATTGGCGCAACGAAAAGATCGCACCGGGTCGGGCCGACTACAATTTACCAGCGTTCGTTTGTGCACGGAAAGCGGTGAGGTCGATACTGTGAAATCCGGAGAGGATCTAACAGTTGAACTTTACTTTGAAGCACCGGAGCCGATCTTCCCGAGGAGTGCACGGCTGGGAATCTCGCTTGTAACAGCAACAGGTGTCGAACTCGTCTCATTCGACAGCGCAAGCGGGAGCTTTGAACCACAATGCCTGCCTATCAGAGGCGTTTTTCGCTGCCACATCCCGCATTTTCCATTGGTTCGCGGTACATATCAAGGGTGGCTTTATGCAGCGATCAATGGCGAAGCGGCTGACCGCGTAGAAGACGCATTCAGCATCAGGGTAATCAGTGGAGAATACCCGAAGATGGGATATCTCGCACTCGACCACCAGTGGAGAGTCGCTGACAACCCCTCATCAGTCCCCTAA
- a CDS encoding methyltransferase domain-containing protein, with the protein MKHILVFVRLMLTGHPKRAVRHLQSLYYMRTTGDSLRLHIGCGSRRLPGFVNIDRNSSAATDYVADAGHLPCRENSVERIENYHVIEHIPYPAVRGVLMEWFRVLIPGGTLVIECPDFDRASREYLDGNEERLYSIYGRQRFPGDAHHWGYTAARLKTLLESVGFSDMEAQPPQDYHKENEPCLRIECRKSITKP; encoded by the coding sequence ATGAAACACATTCTGGTATTCGTCCGGCTGATGCTCACCGGCCATCCGAAACGCGCGGTGCGCCATTTGCAGTCATTGTATTACATGCGAACAACTGGCGACTCTCTGCGGTTGCATATTGGCTGCGGAAGCCGAAGGCTTCCCGGCTTTGTGAATATCGACCGCAATTCCAGCGCGGCCACAGACTATGTTGCGGATGCAGGGCACCTTCCTTGCCGTGAGAATTCCGTGGAACGGATTGAGAATTATCACGTCATTGAACACATTCCCTATCCAGCCGTTAGAGGAGTTCTAATGGAATGGTTCCGCGTTCTAATTCCAGGAGGGACCCTTGTCATCGAATGTCCTGATTTTGACCGGGCGTCTCGCGAGTATCTTGATGGAAACGAAGAGCGCCTGTATAGCATTTACGGACGCCAACGTTTTCCAGGAGATGCACACCATTGGGGTTATACCGCAGCAAGACTCAAGACGTTGCTCGAGTCTGTCGGTTTTTCAGACATGGAAGCGCAACCTCCACAAGATTATCATAAAGAGAATGAGCCTTGCCTCCGTATTGAGTGCCGGAAGTCGATTACCAAGCCATGA